From Mustela nigripes isolate SB6536 chromosome 13, MUSNIG.SB6536, whole genome shotgun sequence, one genomic window encodes:
- the LOC131999322 gene encoding olfactory receptor 4K14 has protein sequence MELQNYSFVSEFVLYGLCTSQHLQHFFFIFFSGIYVATVLGNLIIVVTVISDSHLHSSPMYFLLGNLSFLDIWLASFATPKMIRDFLSDRKLISFGGCMAQIFFLHFIGGAEMVLLVSMAYDRYVAICKPLHYMTMMSRQTCMGLVLVSWVIGFVHSISQVAFTVNLPYCGPNEVDSFFCDLPLVIKLACTDTYVLGILMISDSGLLSMSCFLLLLVSYTVILITVRQRAAGGVSKALSTCSAHIMVVTLFFGPCIFIYVWPFNRFSVDKLLSVFYTIFTPLLNPLIYTLRNTEMKTAMRKLYNQRVTSH, from the coding sequence ATGGAGCTGCAGAATTACTCCTTTGTGTCAGAATTTGTGTTGTATGGACTCTGCACTTCACAACACCTCcagcattttttctttatatttttctctgggATCTATGTGGCCACTGTGCTGGGTAACCTCATCATTGTGGTCACTGTAATTTCTGACTCCCACTTGCACTCCTCTCCTATGTACTTCCTGCTGGGAAATCTATCTTTCTTAGATATATGGCTAGCCTCATTTGCCACCCCCAAGATGATCAGGGACTTTCTTAGTGATCGAAAGCTCATCTCCTTTGGAGGATGTATGGCTCAAATCTTCTTCTTGCATTTTATCGGTGGGGCTGAGATGGTACTTCTGGTTTCCATGGCCTATGACAGATATGTGGCTATATGCAAACCTTTGCATTACATGACCATGATGAGCCGGCAGACTTGCATGGGGCTGGTGTTGGTTTCATGGGTCATTGGATTTGTGCACTCCATCAGTCAAGTAGCCTTTACTGTGAATTTACCTTACTGTGGCCCCAATGAGGTGGACAGCTTCTTCTGTGATCTTCCTCTTGTGATCAAGCTTGCCTGCACGGACACCTATGTCCTGGGTATACTTATGATCTCAGACAGTGGGTTGCTCTCCATGAGCTGTTTTCTGCTCCTCTTGGTGTCTTACACTGTTATCCTCATCACTGTCCGACAGCGTGCTGCTGGTGGGGTATCCAAAGCACTCTCTACATGCTCTGCACACATCATGGTAGTCACACTCTTCTTTgggccctgcattttcatttatgtgtggCCTTTCAATCGGTTCTCTGTGGACAAGCTCCTGTCTGTGTTTTATACCATTTTTACTCCACTCTTGAACCCTCTTATCTACACATTGagaaatacagagatgaaaaCAGCTATGAGGAAACTGTATAACCAACGTGTGACTTCTCACTGA